A single region of the Salvia splendens isolate huo1 chromosome 18, SspV2, whole genome shotgun sequence genome encodes:
- the LOC121776288 gene encoding calcium-dependent protein kinase 2-like: MGGCFSKKDHHSRDLNSYTPEKATNYQKPQTNFENRAIPERRRHHPPPQAQQPPPPPIPAPHAPNQKLEPNNILGKPFEDVKSKYSIGKELGRGQFGVTYACTDAATGRQYACKSILKRKLVSRSDREDMKREVHIMQHLSGQPNIVEFRGAYEDRHSVHLVMELCGGGELFDRIIAKGHYSEKDASDLCRQIVNVVDHCHFMGVMHRDLKPENFLLSSKEEKAMLKATDFGLSVFIEEGKVYRDIVGSAYYVAPEVLKRSYGKEMDVWSAGVILYILLSGVPPFWAETEKGIFDAILKEEVDFVSQPWPSISNSGKDLVHKMLTKDPKKRITSSEVLEHPWIKGQASDKRIDSAVLSRMKQFRAMNKLKKLALKVIAQSLSTEEIKGLKATFKNIDTDNSGSITYEELKSGLARLGSKLSEFEVKQLMEAADVDGNGTIDYEEFITATMHRHKLERDEHLFSAFQYFDRDGSGYITRDELETAMKEYGMGDEGSIKEIISEVDTDNDGRINYEEFCVMMRSGTQQPGKLF, from the exons ATGGGCGGCTGTTTCAGCAAGAAGGATCACCACAGCCGAGATTTGAACAGCTACACACCAGAAAAAGCGACCAATTATCAAAAACCACAAACCAATTTCGAAAACCGCGCCATCCCTGAGAGGCGGCGCCACCACCCGCCGCCGCAAGCTCAgcaaccgccgccgccgccaattCCAGCACCCCACGCCCCAAATCAGAAATTGGAGCCGAATAACATACTTGGGAAGCCGTTCGAGGACGTGAAGTCGAAGTACTCGATCGGGAAGGAATTGGGGAGGGGCCAATTTGGGGTGACGTACGCGTGCACGGACGCGGCGACGGGGCGGCAGTACGCGTGCAAGTCGATCCTGAAGAGGAAGCTGGTGAGCAGGAGCGACAGGGAGGATATGAAGAGGGAGGTCCACATCATGCAGCATTTGAGCGGCCAGCCCAACATAGTGGAGTTCAGGGGCGCCTACGAGGATCGCCACTCGGTGCATCTCGTCATGGAGCTCTGCGGCGGCGGGGAGCTCTTCGACAGGATCATCGCCAAGGGGCATTACTCGGAGAAGGATGCCTCTGATCTCTGCCGCCAGATTGTGAATGTGGTGGACCACTGCCATTTTATGGGGGTGATGCATAGGGATCTCAAGCCTGAGAATTTCTTGCTTTCGAGTAAGGAGGAGAAGGCTATGCTTAAAGCTACTGATTTTGGCCTCTCTGTCTTCATTGAAGAAG GAAAGGTGTATCGGGATATAGTTGGTAGTGCATACTACGTCGCTCCTGAAGTGTTGAAGCGAAGTTATGGAAAGGAAATGGATGTATGGAGTGCTGGTGTTATTTTGTACATCCTCCTAAGTGGCGTGCCTCCTTTTTGGGCTG AAACTGAAAAGGGCATATTCGACGCTATACTGAAAGAAGAAGTTGATTTTGTCAGCCAGCCATGGCCTTCCATATCAAACAGTGGGAAAGACCTTGTTCATAAAATGCTGACAAAGGATCCAAAAAAGAGAATTACTTCATCAGAAGTTCTAG AGCACCCGTGGATTAAGGGACAAGCATCAGACAAGCGGATCGATAGTGCAGTTCTCTCCAGAATGAAGCAGTTCAGGGCAATGAATAAGCTCAAGAAGCTTGCATTAAAG gtcATAGCACAAAGTTTATCCACAGAAGAAATCAAAGGTCTTAAAGCTACATTCAAGAATATAGACACTGACAATAGCGGCTCAATCACTTACGAAGAATTGAAATCTGGATTGGCGAGGCTTGGGTCAAAATTGTCAGAATTCGAAGTAAAACAACTCATGGAAGCT GCTGATGTAGATGGAAATGGGACCATCGACTATGAAGAATTTATAACTGCTACAATGCACAGACATAAGCTGGAGAGGGACGAGCATCTTTTCAGCGCATTTCAGTACTTTGATAGGGATGGCAGTGG TTATATTACAAGAGATGAACTGGAAACTGCTATGAAGGAGTATGGTATGGGGGATGAGGGAAGCATCAAGGAAATAATTTCAGAGGTGGATACAGATAAT GATGGGAGGATCAACTATGAGGAGTTCTGTGTAATGATGAGAAGCGGAACACAACAACCGGGAAAGCTCTTTTAG
- the LOC121776289 gene encoding peroxidase 42-like gives MSKQSLSIQVQLSLSLSHHLLSLTHSFSLSPLIKEATHRSIMQATIMPSTTTALFILTLLYLCSLSASAENEGLSMNFYRDSCPQAEEIIKEQVQLLYKRHKNTAFSWLRNIFHDCFVESCDASLLLDSTRRVMSEKEADRSFGMRNFRYMENIKEALERECPGVVSCADILVLSARDGIVSVGGPHIPLKTGRRDGRRSRADILEQHLPDHNESMSVVLDRFANIGIDTAGVVALLGSHSVGRTHCVKLVHRLYPEVDPALNPGHVEHMLYKCPDPIPDPKAVQYVRNDRGTPMKLDNNYYRNILDNKGLLIVDHQLATDKRTKPYVKKMAKSQEYFFREFARAITILSENNPLTGTKGEIRKQCNLANKLH, from the exons ATGTCAAAACAGAGCTTAAGCATTCAAGTCCAACTCTCTCTATCTTTATCACACCACTTGCTCTCACTGACTCACTCTTTCTCACTCTCTCCCCTTATTAAAGAAGCAACACACAGAAGCATAATGCAAGCAACCATTATGCCTTCCACCACCACAGCTCTCTTCATCCTCACACTCCTCTACCTCTGCTCACTCTCCGCCTCCGCAGAAAATGAAGGCCTCTCCATGAACTTCTACCGAGACTCATGCCCTCAAGCCGAGGAAATCATCAAGGAGCAAGTCCAGCTCCTCTACAAGCGCCACAAAAACACCGCCTTCTCCTGGCTCAGAAACATCTTCCATGACTGCTTCGTCGAG TCGTGTGATGCGTCGCTGCTGCTGGACTCAACGAGGAGGGTGATGTCGGAGAAGGAAGCAGACAGGAGCTTCGGGATGAGGAATTTCAGGTACATGGAGAACATCAAAGAAGCTCTGGAGAGAGAGTGCCCTGGCGTCGTCTCCTGCGCTGATATTCTCGTGCTTTCCGCCAGAGATGGCATCGTCTCT GTGGGAGGGCCCCACATTCCGTTGAAGACAGGAAGAAGAGATGGGAGAAGGAGCAGAGCGGACATACTAGAGCAGCATCTTCCCGACCACAACGAGAGCATGAGCGTCGTCCTCGACCGGTTCGCAAACATCGGGATCGACACGGCCGGGGTGGTGGCGCTGCTCGGGTCCCACAGCGTGGGGCGCACGCACTGCGTGAAGCTCGTGCACCGCCTCTACCCGGAGGTGGACCCGGCGCTGAACCCGGGGCACGTGGAGCACATGCTGTACAAGTGCCCCGACCCGATCCCGGACCCCAAGGCCGTGCAGTACGTGAGGAATGACCGCGGGACGCCCATGAAGCTCGACAACAACTACTACAGGAACATCCTCGACAACAAGGGCTTGCTCATCGTCGACCACCAGCTCGCGACCGACAAGAGGACCAAGCCCTACGTCAAGAAGATGGCGAAGAGCCAGGAATATTTCTTCCGGGAGTTCGCCAGAGCCATCACCATTCTCTCCGAGAACAACCCGCTCACCGGCACCAAGGGCGAGATCCGCAAGCAGTGCAACCTTGCAAACAAGCTTCACTGA
- the LOC121777912 gene encoding peroxidase 42-like yields MSSISRALFILTLLYFSSLFAFAVDEAANYVSELSFEYYKGFCPHAEDIIGEQVRLLYNRHHAHTAFSWLTDIFHHCVVESCDALLLLDSTRREMFEKEAYEMRSFRYVETIIREAIERDCPDGP; encoded by the exons ATGTCTTCCATTAGCAGAGCTCTCTTCATCCTCACATTGCTCTACTTCTCCTCACTCTTCGCTTTCGCAGTGGACGAAGCAGCTAATTATGTTTCCGAGCTTTCTTTCGAATACTACAAAGGCTTTTGCCCTCACGCGGAAGACATCATCGGAGAGCAAGTCCGGCTTCTCTACAATCGCCACCACGCGCACACTGCTTTCTCCTGGCTCACAGACATCTTCCATCATTGCGTTGTCGAG TCATGTGATGCATTACTCTTGCTTGACTCGACGAGGAGGGAGATGTTCGAGAAGGAAGCATATGAGATGAGGAGTTTTAGGTACGTCGAGACCATTATCCGAGAAGCTATTGAGAGGGATTGTCCCGATGGTCCGTGA
- the LOC121777419 gene encoding pentatricopeptide repeat-containing protein At1g11710, mitochondrial-like, producing MFFTLFKSKGRNVLVRGLHFCKKFTSPNAEDIIFKAICVNISQKKWKFLDQVSSSLTTTLLPRIFQELRSSPCLLLEFYQRVGGVGTVSCSLESCCILIHVMVERKNFDDVLCLMKELMISKGYSPLDVLEALIHSSAGVSPSSSVFDALIRACTQIGATEDAYEVIEKSRIGGIRVSIHAWNNFLGHLLKIGDVAGFWEIYRKMVSYEYYESVNTYNLLIYALCKEGHLSKALSVFYRMIKAGFLPNIVAFNMLIDGACRADDLDVAQKVIGNIGTMSRGCVSANVVTYNSLINGYCKQGNPEMAEEILDKMIEMGVKPNIQTYATVIDGYSRKGCLEEGYRLCDRMVENSMNPDTVIYTSFIHWLWMEGDISGVSLLLSNMMENRVDPDEVTHSMMINGLCKNGHVNEALKVQNWIIDMNLVEDAFSHSIVMNYLCRSNDISGAEQLLCRMFVRGFLPDTVTYGAMIDGYCKASKMESAIQAYTDMVKVYKPNLVILNSILNGFCKEDSMDLSMSLLDEMKTLNMFDTISFNTLLSSHCRTGRLKEAFDLFTSMRRTGFLVNTVTYNIMINCLCRFRLFDHAGQILSLMLHQGLTPDSITYTTLLTNLSNKSSFDEVVKMHDYLLLHGVHADRATYEAIVRPQFERMNDSS from the coding sequence ATGTTTTTTACCCTATTCAAATCAAAAGGGAGAAATGTTCTAGTCAGGGGCCTGCATTTTTGTAAGAAATTCACATCACCTAATGCTGAAGATATTATTTTCAAGGCTATTTGTGTGAACATAAGCCAGAAGAAATGGAAATTCTTGGACCAAGTTTCTTCAAGTCTCACAACTACTTTGCTCCCGCGTATTTTTCAAGAGCTCCGCAGCTCTCCGTGTCTACTTTTAGAGTTCTACCAGCGAGTGGGGGGAGTAGGCACGGTTTCGTGCTCACTAGAATCATGTTGTATTCTGATTCATGTGATGGTAGAACGTAAGAACTTTGATGATGTGTTGTGCTTGATGAAAGAATTGATGATATCCAAGGGCTATTCACCTTTGGATGTTTTAGAAGCATTGATTCATAGCTCTGCTGGAGTATCTCCGAGTTCCTCTGTTTTTGATGCATTAATTAGGGCTTGCACGCAGATTGGGGCAACTGAGGATGCGTACGAGGTTATCGAGAAATCAAGGATAGGAGGCATTCGTGTGTCGATTCATGCTTGGAACAATTTTTTGGGCCACCTATTGAAGATAGGTGATGTTGCTGGCTTTTGGGAAATTTACAGAAAAATGGTTTCTTACGAGTATTATGAGAGTGTGAATACTTATAATCTGCTAATTTATGCGCTTTGTAAAGAAGGCCACCTATCCAAGGCTTTGTCGGTGTTTTATAGGATGATAAAGGCTGGATTTTTGCCTAATATTGTTGCATTCAATATGCTTATTGATGGAGCTTGTAGAGCCGATGACCTTGATGTAGCGCAGAAGGTTATTGGGAATATTGGAACAATGTCAAGGGGGTGCGTCTCGGCTAATGTAGTTACATACAACTCTCTCATCAATGGTTACTGCAAGCAAGGTAATCCTGAAATGGCTGAAGAAATTTTAGATAAAATGATCGAGATGGGTGTGAAGCCTAATATACAAACTTATGCCACAGTGATTGATGGGTATTCGAGAAAGGGGTGCTTGGAGGAGGGATATAGGCTGTGTGATAGAATGGTTGAAAATAGTATGAATCCGGACACTGTCATTTATACCTCATTTATCCACTGGCTATGGATGGAAGGAGATATCAGTGGAGTTTCATTGTTACTATCAAACATGATGGAGAATCGCGTAGACCCAGATGAAGTCACGCATTCTATGATGATAAATGGATTATGCAAGAATGGTCATGTCAATGAAGCTCTAAAAGTTCAGAACTGGATAATAGATATGAACCTTGTTGAAGATGCTTTCTCTCACAGTATTGTCATGAACTATCTTTGCAGAAGCAATGATATATCTGGAGCAGAGCAACTCCTCTGCAGAATGTTTGTTCGAGGCTTCCTTCCAGACACAGTCACATATGGTGCTATGATTGATGGATACTGCAAAGCAAGCAAAATGGAAAGCGCCATTCAGGCATACACAGACATGGTTAAGGTGTACAAGCCGAATTTGGTAATCCTCAATTCCATTTTGAATGGTTTTTGCAAAGAAGACTCTATGGACCTCTCCATGTCTTTGCTAGATGAGATGAAGACGCTGAATATGTTTGATACCATAAGCTTCAACACGTTGTTGAGTTCCCACTGTCGTACAGGGAGACTCAAGGAAGCGTTTGATTTGTTCACGAGTATGAGAAGAACGGGCTTCTTGGTGAACACGGTCACATATAATATCATGATTAACTGCCTATGCAGATTCAGATTGTTTGATCATGCCGGCCAGATTTTGAGTCTCATGCTCCATCAAGGCTTAACCCCTGATTCTATTACCTATACAACTCTGCTCACAAACCTCAGCAATAAAAGCAGTTTTGATGAAGTTGTCAAGATGCACGATTATTTGTTACTCCATGGGGTGCACGCGGATAGGGCGACATATGAAGCCATTGTTCGTCCACAGTTTGAGCGGATGAATGATAGCTCGTGA
- the LOC121777420 gene encoding ATP synthase gamma chain, chloroplastic-like, with protein sequence MSMSSSNLTMPSLSKLSSRSFIAPFQLPSSNSSTPPCRSSTTQIQCSLRDLRDRIDSVKNTQKITEAMKLVAAAKVRRAQEAVVNARPFSETLVEVLYNINEQLLTDDIDIPLTKVRPVKKVALVVVTGDRGLCGGFNNAIIKKADLRIKELKTLGLDYTVISVGKKGNSYFLRRPYIPVDKFLEGSNLPTAKEAQAIADDVFSLFVSEEVDKVELLYTKFVSLVKSDPVIHTLLPLSPKGEICDINGVCVDAAEDEFFRLTTKEGKLTVERDIVRTKTTDFSPILQFEQDPVQILDALLPLYLNSQILRSLQESLASELAARMSAMSSASDNASELKKNLSRVYNRKRQAKITGEILEIVAGANALT encoded by the coding sequence ATGAGCATGTCTTCCTCCAATCTGACTATGCCTTCCCTGTCGAAGCTCTCCTCTCGCTCCTTCATCGCCCCGTTCCAGCTCCCGAGCTCCAACTCCTCCACACCTCCATGCAGATCCTCCACCACCCAAATCCAGTGCAGTCTCCGCGATCTCCGTGACCGCATTGATTCCGTCAAAAACACGCAGAAGATCACCGAGGCCATGAAGCTCGTCGCGGCCGCCAAGGTCCGGAGAGCGCAGGAGGCTGTGGTGAATGCCCGCCCCTTCTCCGAGACCCTCGTTGAAGTCTTGTACAACATCAACGAGCAGCTCCTCACGGATGATATCGACATCCCCCTCACCAAGGTCCGGCCCGTCAAGAAGGTCGCCCTCGTGGTGGTCACGGGCGATCGCGGTCTCTGTGGCGGGTTCAACAATGCCATCATCAAGAAGGCCGATTTGCGGATCAAGGAGCTTAAGACGCTCGGCCTTGACTACACCGTGATCAGCGTTGGGAAGAAAGGGAACTCCTACTTCCTCCGCAGGCCTTACATCCCAGTGGATAAGTTCCTGGAAGGCAGCAATCTCCCAACCGCCAAGGAGGCGCAGGCGATCGCGGATGACGTGTTCTCACTGTTCGTGAGCGAGGAGGTGGACAAAGTTGAGCTTCTCTACACCAAGTTTGTCTCCTTGGTAAAGTCGGATCCTGTGATTCACACGTTGCTCCCTCTCTCCCCCAAGGGAGAGATCTGTGATATCAACGGAGTCTGCGTTGATGCTGCGGAGGATGAGTTCTTCAGGCTCACAACTAAGGAAGGGAAGCTGACAGTGGAGAGAGATATTGTGAGGACTAAAACCACTGATTTCTCCCCAATTCTGCAATTCGAGCAGGACCCTGTGCAGATTCTAGATGCGTTGCTTCCACTCTACTTGAACAGTCAGATCTTGAGATCGTTGCAGGAGTCGCTAGCGAGTGAGCTTGCTGCCAGGATGAGTGCCATGAGCAGTGCCTCTGATAATGCATCCgagttgaagaagaatctgTCAAGAGTCTACAACAGGAAGCGTCAGGCCAAGATCACCGGAGAGATTTTGGAGATTGTTGCCGGAGCCAACGCCTTAACCTGA
- the LOC121777468 gene encoding ATP synthase gamma chain, chloroplastic, whose amino-acid sequence MSSSNLTVPSLSKLSSRSFIAPFQLPSSNSSTPPCRSSTTQIQCSLRDLRDRIDSVKNTQKITEAMKLVAAAKVRRAQEAVVNARPFSETLVEVLYNINEQLLTDDIDIPLTKVRPVKKVALVVVTGDRGLCGGFNNAIIKKADLRIKELKALGLDYTVISVGKKGNSYFLRRPYIPVDKFLEGSNLPTAKEAQAIADDVFSLFVSEEVDKVELLYTKFVSLVKSDPVIHTLLPLSPKGEICDINGVCVDAAEDEFFRLTTKEGKLTVERDIVRTKTTDFSPILQFEQDPVQILDALLPLYLNSQILRSLQESLASELAARMSAMSSASDNASELKKNLSRVYNRKRQAKITGEILEIVAGANALT is encoded by the coding sequence ATGTCTTCCTCCAATCTGACTGTGCCTTCCCTATCGAAGCTCTCCTCTCGCTCCTTCATCGCCCCGTTCCAGCTACCGAGCTCCAACTCCTCCACACCTCCATGCAGATCCTCCACCACCCAAATCCAGTGCAGTCTCCGTGATCTCCGCGACCGCATTGATTCCGTCAAAAACACGCAGAAGATCACCGAGGCCATGAAGCTCGTCGCGGCCGCCAAGGTCCGGAGAGCGCAGGAGGCTGTGGTGAATGCCCGCCCCTTCTCAGAGACCCTTGTTGAAGTCTTGTACAACATCAACGAGCAGCTCCTCACGGATGACATCGACATCCCCCTCACCAAGGTCCGGCCCGTCAAGAAGGTCGCCCTCGTGGTGGTCACGGGCGATCGCGGTCTCTGTGGCGGGTTCAACAATGCCATCATCAAGAAGGCTGATTTGCGAATCAAGGAGCTCAAGGCGCTTGGCCTTGACTACACCGTGATCAGCGTGGGGAAGAAGGGGAACTCTTACTTCCTTCGCAGGCCTTACATCCCCGTCGATAAGTTCCTGGAAGGCAGCAATCTCCCAACGGCCAAGGAGGCGCAGGCAATCGCGGATGATGTGTTCTCGCTGTTCGTGAGCGAGGAGGTGGACAAGGTTGAGCTTCTCTACACCAAGTTTGTCTCCTTAGTGAAGTCGGATCCTGTGATTCACACGTTGCTCCCGCTCTCGCCCAAGGGAGAGATCTGCGATATCAACGGAGTCTGCGTTGATGCTGCGGAGGATGAGTTCTTCAGGCTCACAACTAAGGAAGGGAAGCTGACTGTGGAGAGAGATATTGTGAGGACTAAAACCACAGATTTCTCCCCAATTCTGCAATTCGAGCAGGATCCTGTGCAGATTCTGGATGCGTTGCTGCCACTCTACTTGAACAGTCAGATCTTGAGATCGTTGCAAGAGTCGCTAGCGAGTGAGCTTGCTGCCAGGATGAGTGCCATGAGCAGTGCCTCTGATAATGCATCCGAGCTGAAGAAGAATCTGTCAAGAGTTTACAACAGGAAGCGTCAGGCCAAGATCACCGGAGAGATTTTGGAGATTGTTGCCGGAGCCAACGCCTTAACCTGA